DNA from Lacibacter sp. H375:
TGAATGTGATGTTGCTCAACCTGCCCGAAGGTGAAGTATTAAAACCACATGTTTCAAAAACAGATGCATTCCTTGTAGTGCAGAAGGGAGAATGTGAATTTACACTTGAAGGACAGCTGCATCATTTAAAACGTGGTGATCTGTTTTCTTTCAAAGCGAACCAGGTGCATGCATTGAAAGCGCTCACGGATTTCAGTATGATGATCATAAAATAGAAATCATGAAAAAGGAAATGGAAAATCGTGAAGATGTGATCTTATTGGTGAACACATTCTACGATAAAGTAAAACCCGATCCGTTGATTGGTTTTTTCTTCAACAAAGTTGTAGATGTGCATTGGGAAAAACATTTGCCAGTGATGTATAACTTCTGGGAGAATATTATTTTTCACACAGGTGCTTACACAGGTAATCCCATGCGAATTCACATGGATCTTCATCAGAAATCAACCATGAAGAAGGAACATTTTGACCGCTGGATACAATTGTTCAACGAAACAATTGATGAGCTGTTTGAAGGGGAGAAAGCAGAACAGGCAAAGCAACGGGCCTTATCTATTGCAACTGTTATGCAGATCAATATTGCACAACTACCCAGGCAGGAAAATATTTATTAACTAGTTTATGAGAACGGAAAAGGCATCCAATTGGATGCCTTTATTTTTAGGAGTTAGTAAGGTTATTTTTTGGGAGGTAACAATACCGCATCAACAACATAAATAATTCCGTTTGATGCAGGAACTGTGGCAACAATGTTTGCACCATTCACTGTCATCTTTCCATCCTTATTGCCAATCGTAACTGATTGGCCGTTTGCCATGCCATACGTCATGCCATCGGCCATCAATGCATCTTTTAATACTCCAACATACACATGGTATTCAAGAATATCACGCAGTGTGTTTTTGTTTTCCGGTTTTACCAAGTTGTCAAGTGTGCCTTTTGGTAAAAGATCAAATGCAGCATTGGTAGGAGCAAACACCGTAAACGGCCCCGCATTGCTCAGCACATCAACATATTCGGCAGCTTTTAATGCAGCCACTAACGTGGTATGGTCTTTACTGCCAACGGCAACTTTCACCACATCTTTTTGTGATTCATCATCTTGCACGGCCGATTGACCGGCTGCATTTGCTGCGCCAGGTTCGCTTGTTGTGGTGTTAGAAGCCTGTTCGCTTGCAGAATTGCAGGCTACTGTAAGTGAAAGAAGGGTGGCTGCCATGAAGGAAAAATACTTCATATAGTTTGGTTTTTTTGTTGAACAAATACTGTGGAAATTCAATCCAAAGTAGAACTGAAGCGCTTACTTTTTTATGACCTGAATCATATCTGCACAACATTTCTGTAACTTGCATTGTTACAAAAGAAAAACGATATGGGTATCCTCCGCCAGGTAGCAGAATATTTATATATCAAGAAGCCTGATCCTAACCAGGAAAAAACGCAGTGGATGAAATACATGCACGGTATTAACCGCATTTCCATTTTTGTATTTCTGTTTGCAATGATGGTAATGTTGGTACGTTGGGTAATTCTTCCCCTGTTTAAATAAAATATTACTGCTGTAAAAAATCAATAATCGATTTGGCTGCTTTTAACGAAGCATGACCACCAGCTTGTAATTTATCTTTCAGCTGTTTGTAATCCTGTTGCAGTTCCTCACGTCTTGGAGAACCGGGTAAGATGAGTTGTAATTCTTTGCTGAGATTTAATGCATTCATTTCATGTTGTATCAATTCCTTCACCACTTCTTTATCCATGATGAGGTTTACCAATGAAATGTATTTGATGTTCACCAAACGTTTAGCGATCTGGTAACTGATCTCGTTGCCTTTATAACAAACCACTTCAGGTACTTCAAACAAAGCTGTTTCTAAAGTTGCTGTGCCCGATGTTACCAATGCAGCTGTTGATTGTTGTAATAAAGCATAGGTCTGATTATTGACATATGATACATTTTCATACGGCCTTAATAATTCATTGTAAAAAGATGCATCAAGCCCCGGCGCTTTGGCAACAATAAATTGATAATTGCTGAACTGCCTGCTCACTTCAAGCATCACAGGTAATTTTTTTAAGATCTCCTGTTTGCGGCTGCCGGGTAATAATGCAATGATCTGTTTGGTTGCATCAATTGGTATCCCCGGTTGTAATGCGATTGATTCTTTTTTTGATCGTTCCACTTCTTCGATCAGGGGATGACCAACATATTCTACTTCCCAATTCCATTTCTTTTTGTAGTAATCTTTTTCAAACGGAAGAATCACCAGCATCCGATCAATACATTGCTTCATCATCTTCACACGGTTTTCTTTCCATGCCCATACCTGTGGAGAGATGTAGTAAACAACTTTTATATTTTCTTCCTTTGCCCATTTAGCAATACGTAAATTAAAACCGGGATAATCGATCAACACCAATACATCAGGACGATGTTCCAATATATCTTCCTTGCAAAAAGAAAGGTTGTTGAAAATAGTGCGTAAGTTTTTGATCACTTCCACAAAACCCATAAAAGCAAGATCACGGTAATGTTTTACAAGTGTGGCACCTGCTGCCTGCATTTTTTCACCACCCCAGCAACGGATATTGGCTGTTGTATCATGCTTATGCAATTCTTTAATCAGGTTACTTCCGTGTAAATCGCCGCTTGCTTCGCCTGCTATGATGTAATAATTCATGTTGTAAATAATCGATCGATGAGCGTGAATGTGATATTTTGCCGTAAAGATACCAATCAATCAGCATGCGTATTTGTGCGTATTTCAGGCTGATAACATTCTGATAATATAGCCGGAAAAGAGTTTGGGCGTCATGCAAAATAATTTCTGAAACCCTTTACCAGTAAGGGTTTTAGAAAATAATTAAGAAAGTAACGGCCATAAAATGAACCTTTTCTTGACTTGTGCAGGAATTTGCGGGGCTGTACTTTTGTCTTGTCAACGAAGCAAATCACTAGCTTCTTCCGTACTGAATCTCCGGAGTAGAATTTAACTTAACCTGCTTGCTCCACGATACTTGCCCCACGATTTTTTGCTGCGATACTTGCCTGTAGAAAAAGCAAATAACATTTCGTAAAAATTTAAAACATAAGAAACATGAAAAAGACAATGAAAAATGCAGCTATCGGTTTATTTACCTTATTAGCAGTAACGACAGGATTTACAGCATTCGCAACAAACGTAAACGAATTAACTCCTGCAGCTGAGTTAAAAATGATCGGCCGTTCACAAAATCAGCCAATCTTCCAGCTCAGTCTAAATAATAAAGAAGCAGAAAAATTCGTAATTGTTGTAAAGGATGAGTTTGGTTTGATCCTTCACCAGGAAACAATCAGCGGTGTAAACATCACACGTAAATACCAGTTAAACACAGAAGAACTGGAAGGTGTAGATGTAACATTTGAAGTGATTGGTACAAAATCAACTCAGTCAACTGTTTTCAGTATCAAAAATAACACACGTGTTATAAACGAAACAGCTATCGTTAAACTATAATAGTCATAATCAATAGACACAGGGTTAACGGGTTGCCTCTTCAGGCAACCCTTTTTTTTAAGGCCGTTGCAACACCTGACCTATAATAGAGAAGTTTTAATCAACCATCAAAGCGATCGTGAAAAACAAATTATCAGATGGAAGCGATGACAAGAACTATTCATTCGCATCATCCGCATCAACTTTCCTCAGCGGTCTTACATGAAGAATTTTGCGTAAAGGATGATTAATCCATACATTACCGTCATTGCAAAAATGCCGATGGCGGTTTTATCACGTCGTCCGTTAATAAAAATGGTAAAGAGTATGATGTTGGCAATAAGGCATAAACTTCCTACAGCCGTAAGCATCGCTTTAGTTTTGAAGAAGTATTCTACAAATTCGCCAAACGTAATGGACGGAGTTTTAATAAAGTAGTAAATCACAAGACCAAAAATGGGGGCGAGGGCGCCCAATGCGATTCCAAAGGG
Protein-coding regions in this window:
- a CDS encoding group III truncated hemoglobin, with amino-acid sequence MKKEMENREDVILLVNTFYDKVKPDPLIGFFFNKVVDVHWEKHLPVMYNFWENIIFHTGAYTGNPMRIHMDLHQKSTMKKEHFDRWIQLFNETIDELFEGEKAEQAKQRALSIATVMQINIAQLPRQENIY
- a CDS encoding DUF6728 family protein, which translates into the protein MGILRQVAEYLYIKKPDPNQEKTQWMKYMHGINRISIFVFLFAMMVMLVRWVILPLFK
- the lpxB gene encoding lipid-A-disaccharide synthase, translated to MNYYIIAGEASGDLHGSNLIKELHKHDTTANIRCWGGEKMQAAGATLVKHYRDLAFMGFVEVIKNLRTIFNNLSFCKEDILEHRPDVLVLIDYPGFNLRIAKWAKEENIKVVYYISPQVWAWKENRVKMMKQCIDRMLVILPFEKDYYKKKWNWEVEYVGHPLIEEVERSKKESIALQPGIPIDATKQIIALLPGSRKQEILKKLPVMLEVSRQFSNYQFIVAKAPGLDASFYNELLRPYENVSYVNNQTYALLQQSTAALVTSGTATLETALFEVPEVVCYKGNEISYQIAKRLVNIKYISLVNLIMDKEVVKELIQHEMNALNLSKELQLILPGSPRREELQQDYKQLKDKLQAGGHASLKAAKSIIDFLQQ
- a CDS encoding cupin domain-containing protein; this encodes MHLGNLSDQIRFGKTTKTSVYKDERMNVMLLNLPEGEVLKPHVSKTDAFLVVQKGECEFTLEGQLHHLKRGDLFSFKANQVHALKALTDFSMMIIK
- a CDS encoding fasciclin domain-containing protein, giving the protein MKYFSFMAATLLSLTVACNSASEQASNTTTSEPGAANAAGQSAVQDDESQKDVVKVAVGSKDHTTLVAALKAAEYVDVLSNAGPFTVFAPTNAAFDLLPKGTLDNLVKPENKNTLRDILEYHVYVGVLKDALMADGMTYGMANGQSVTIGNKDGKMTVNGANIVATVPASNGIIYVVDAVLLPPKK